Genomic segment of bacterium:
TAGCTTGGCCATAACAGGGAAATGATCACTGGGATAACAATTGCCCACATGATCATGAATGATGTCCATACTCTTCACTTCAAACTCCGGCGTAACGAGAATCCAGTCGATGCGCTGCAGGGGCTTGCCGTCAAAATGATGACACGTGCCTGCGTCTGTTTCGGATTTCCCCAGCATCTGCCAGCAATCCCTGAACCGGCCTCTCAGGTTTTCAGGACCGCTGCGGCCGCAGAACACCTCGTGGACGGGCCACTCCGGCTCTGAATTAAAATCTCCCATGAGTATAGTCGGCAAATCGCCGGCGATCTTCCGCCATTTCTCCATCAGCAGCCGGGTGGCGTTATCGAGATAGGGTTGCCCCACATGAAAATGCGTGTTTAGGACGACAAACTTCTTGCCGCCTTTTTTGACTTGGAATGTGCCCCAGGTGACGATCCGCGGCAACTCATTGCCCCAGGTTCTGCTGCCGACGCTGTCCGGTGTATCGCTTTGCCAAAAAGTGCCCTGATCCAGTAAAACAAATTTTCTGTCATCATAAAAGATACGGCAGGAACAGCCGTCCAAGTCCTCATAGGGCCGCCGCGGATTCAGGGCAAGGATGTTATGGTATACGCCATGGCCGAATTCCTCCCAATTGGCGAATGCCTCCTTGATCGCCTTGGTCTGAAATTTCAGGCCCTCTTGGGTACCCATCAAATCGGGCGTGTGCTTCTTGAGTACGTCCATCATGACCGGCCGGCGGCTCTCCCATGATCTCTCCCCCGAGGGTACACGATGGCTGTTGTAGAGGATATTAAAAGTCATGACGGTCATATCCGTGCGGGAGGAGAGCGTACACTGCAAGAGAAAGAATTGCAGGACGAGGAAAAACGACCGGACCATGCTTCGTTGAATCATCGCGCCTCCATTGCAAAAAAACCGGAGCACTTGATTGTGAAGCCATTCCTAAAATTCGGCGCGAACGAGGCCTTGCCCGTAAAAAGCAATCGCCCGGGACACTTCAGCCCCATGCGATCGCCAAAGAACAAGCTTGTGAAGCCAAGC
This window contains:
- a CDS encoding endonuclease/exonuclease/phosphatase family protein, coding for MIQRSMVRSFFLVLQFFLLQCTLSSRTDMTVMTFNILYNSHRVPSGERSWESRRPVMMDVLKKHTPDLMGTQEGLKFQTKAIKEAFANWEEFGHGVYHNILALNPRRPYEDLDGCSCRIFYDDRKFVLLDQGTFWQSDTPDSVGSRTWGNELPRIVTWGTFQVKKGGKKFVVLNTHFHVGQPYLDNATRLLMEKWRKIAGDLPTILMGDFNSEPEWPVHEVFCGRSGPENLRGRFRDCWQMLGKSETDAGTCHHFDGKPLQRIDWILVTPEFEVKSMDIIHDHVGNCYPSDHFPVMAKLSL